A genomic segment from Desulfurella amilsii encodes:
- a CDS encoding helix-turn-helix domain-containing protein — MSADESLRLKSNLSTLMGKYRYSIKDVHEKTGLSRNTISSLYNDKATRIDFETVLKLCCLFKCDVNELLILSKCEAE, encoded by the coding sequence ATGAGTGCGGACGAGTCTTTGCGTCTCAAAAGCAATCTTTCAACGTTAATGGGCAAGTATAGATATTCCATTAAAGACGTTCATGAAAAAACTGGACTGTCAAGGAACACTATTTCAAGCCTTTATAATGACAAAGCTACCCGCATTGATTTCGAGACAGTACTTAAATTATGCTGTCTGTTCAAATGCGATGTCAATGAACTCTTAATACTTAGCAAATGTGAAGCAGAATAA
- a CDS encoding restriction endonuclease PLD domain-containing protein has translation MEFLFSNYKPLDTPYRTFADTFYSLIPKAIRMDIAVGYITADSLAELKQTVAYNSNIETLNLLIGMHRWEKFTKLEYNAASDLNDYLRGEGRGEVRLVTPFKFHGKLYCYSDSSGAFAGIIGSNNLSSIVESGSRTYEASSLFREPEYAKKMRSFIEELSVKAADNLADCEISDFRQNNLLLENHEHVEKTPHDQLADCVSALTDTRFIIPLVKDGKVPGKSNLNVFFGKGRLATRTGVIQPRHWYEVELIVPSTVTSLAGYPQKETPGAVFDVITDDGWKFSCKVSGDYSKNFRSEDDLKILGKWIKGRLENAGVLEVGQPVTPRNISAIWKG, from the coding sequence ATGGAATTTCTTTTTTCCAATTACAAGCCTCTTGACACGCCGTATCGTACATTTGCTGACACATTTTATTCGCTTATTCCAAAAGCAATACGGATGGATATTGCCGTCGGTTACATAACTGCAGATTCATTGGCGGAACTTAAACAGACCGTAGCTTATAACTCAAACATTGAAACGCTTAATTTGCTTATTGGGATGCACCGTTGGGAGAAATTTACTAAGCTTGAATACAACGCGGCGAGTGATTTGAATGATTATTTGCGGGGAGAAGGACGAGGGGAAGTACGCTTAGTTACGCCGTTTAAATTTCACGGAAAACTGTATTGTTACTCAGACTCAAGCGGTGCATTTGCAGGTATAATAGGCTCTAATAACCTGAGCAGTATTGTTGAGAGCGGGAGCCGGACTTACGAGGCTTCTTCGCTCTTTCGCGAACCGGAGTATGCAAAGAAAATGCGCAGCTTCATTGAAGAACTCTCCGTGAAAGCTGCAGACAATCTTGCAGATTGTGAAATAAGTGATTTCAGACAAAATAATCTGCTGTTAGAAAATCATGAGCATGTTGAGAAGACCCCTCATGATCAATTAGCTGACTGTGTCAGTGCGTTGACGGATACTCGATTTATAATCCCGCTTGTTAAAGACGGAAAAGTTCCTGGAAAAAGCAATCTTAATGTTTTTTTTGGCAAAGGACGATTGGCGACAAGAACTGGAGTGATTCAGCCTCGGCATTGGTACGAAGTGGAGTTGATTGTTCCAAGCACCGTTACATCCTTGGCAGGATATCCGCAGAAAGAAACACCTGGAGCAGTATTTGACGTTATAACCGATGACGGATGGAAATTCTCCTGCAAAGTCAGCGGGGATTACAGTAAGAATTTCCGTTCGGAAGATGATTTGAAAATACTCGGCAAATGGATAAAAGGCCGGTTGGAAAATGCAGGAGTGCTTGAAGTTGGACAACCTGTTACCCCCCGAAACATTTCGGCAATATGGAAGGGATAA
- a CDS encoding methyltransferase domain-containing protein, with product MQDNFYRAFEDKHRGSREVIKERLTVYLPFIEPFKNIYSTEELKVLDLGCGRGEWIELVSENAFIGLGVDIDDGMLQACKILNLNVIHSDALEFLQKSQDESFVAVSGFHIAEHLPFDMLQNLVKEALRVLKPGGLLILETPNPENIMVATTNFWLDPTHIRPLPPLLLLFLTEYYGFAKSKILRLQEDKNIRNPEFASLLQVLYSSSPDYAIIAQKHANSEITALFDEVFSKEYGVTLENLSEKFQNRILNIENKSIESENRITEAESKIVEAFTLLEKFQNRILNIENKSIESENRITEAESKIVEAFTLLEKFQNRILNIENKSIESENRITEAESKIVEAFTLYNSLLNSKPWKITYPLRLLGRFARWFKTGAIAWITFTPESRPRLVTRKTITKTKEYLNKKPKLKSFVKLCLKPFPGLQDRPKKAEDVNNGASFYDENLTEIENPDLGPTARKIYNDLKNAIEEEKNKCA from the coding sequence ATGCAGGATAATTTTTACAGAGCATTTGAAGATAAGCATAGGGGTTCAAGGGAGGTTATTAAAGAAAGACTAACAGTATACCTGCCTTTTATAGAGCCATTTAAAAATATTTACAGTACAGAAGAACTAAAAGTTCTCGATTTAGGATGTGGGCGTGGAGAATGGATAGAATTAGTCAGCGAAAACGCTTTTATTGGCTTAGGTGTTGATATTGATGATGGTATGCTGCAGGCTTGCAAAATCTTGAACTTAAATGTAATCCACAGTGACGCTTTAGAATTTCTTCAAAAATCACAGGATGAGAGCTTTGTTGCGGTCTCTGGTTTTCATATTGCAGAGCACTTGCCGTTTGATATGCTGCAAAATTTAGTCAAAGAAGCTTTGCGTGTTTTAAAACCAGGCGGCTTACTGATATTAGAAACTCCTAACCCAGAAAACATAATGGTTGCAACGACAAATTTTTGGTTAGATCCCACGCATATAAGACCTCTGCCCCCGCTATTGCTCCTTTTTTTGACAGAGTATTATGGATTCGCAAAATCTAAGATACTTCGCTTGCAAGAAGATAAGAATATAAGAAATCCTGAATTTGCAAGTTTATTGCAGGTGCTTTATTCCTCGAGTCCTGATTATGCCATCATCGCTCAAAAACATGCAAATTCTGAAATTACCGCTCTCTTTGATGAGGTTTTTTCAAAAGAATATGGTGTTACATTAGAAAATCTTTCAGAAAAGTTTCAAAATCGCATATTAAATATTGAAAATAAATCTATAGAGTCAGAGAACAGAATAACAGAGGCAGAGAGTAAAATTGTAGAAGCATTTACACTGTTAGAAAAGTTTCAAAATCGCATATTAAATATTGAAAATAAATCTATAGAGTCAGAGAACAGAATAACAGAGGCAGAGAGTAAAATTGTAGAAGCATTTACACTGTTAGAAAAGTTTCAAAATCGCATATTAAATATTGAAAATAAATCTATAGAGTCAGAGAACAGAATAACAGAGGCAGAGAGTAAAATTGTAGAAGCATTTACACTGTATAACAGCCTTTTAAACAGTAAACCCTGGAAAATAACCTACCCTCTCAGGCTACTTGGGAGGTTTGCGAGGTGGTTTAAAACTGGCGCTATAGCCTGGATTACATTCACACCTGAGAGCAGGCCAAGACTGGTTACAAGAAAGACCATAACCAAAACAAAAGAATACCTAAATAAAAAACCAAAACTAAAATCTTTTGTAAAACTTTGCCTAAAACCGTTTCCTGGGCTCCAAGATAGACCAAAAAAGGCAGAAGATGTCAATAATGGTGCAAGCTTTTATGATGAAAACTTAACAGAAATAGAAAATCCAGATCTAGGCCCTACAGCCAGAAAAATCTACAATGACTTAAAAAATGCCATTGAAGAGGAAAAAAATAAATGCGCATAG
- a CDS encoding Z1 domain-containing protein yields MSYVNNYLKHLMESGNPALAEAVRDTVDKITPAYITTFSYKDHVVSLLEGNVQSGKTSHLFGLICSAADEGFKLFVLLTTDNNLLQQQTLYRVRKDLPDFCVCGESDEYSFFTNNMKRPAIIVLKKNSQVLKSWKNNFSSSHFCEGNPLFIVDDEADAASLNTVINKNKQSSVNRNLEEIKKTASSSIYIQVTGTPQALLLQSYQSGWRPYFTHYFSPGKDYIGGNELFPYDCPPYVILTDNEEATELLKDDEFAENGLKKAVLYHLVSSAEIFLNGGTVSNFLIHPSVKTDQHQKFAEKVGDYLNEIHLSIDEPLINDAFTAVYNDLAATKPSISPFDVIMENINLMLETDGVNILVINSRNSFEDNVKYESGVNIIVGGNSLGRGVTIPKLQTTYYCRVAKSPQADTMWQHSRMFGYDRDLGLMRVFIPPVLYKLFAEINAANNSIISQIEKGHPEEVNIHYPKKLRPTRKNVLDDGVVKTFTGGVNYFPFYPENEDISKLDSIIERFGEDTYSVNLRLFEEILENIISGSDDWEPEDFKGFIQTIRTENPSAQGRLIVRRNRDIGKGTGTLLSPTDRALGDSITDEAVLTMYKITGNKDKGWNGRQIWIPNIKLPGKEVYYCI; encoded by the coding sequence ATGAGTTACGTAAACAATTATCTCAAACATTTGATGGAAAGCGGAAATCCTGCGCTTGCTGAAGCAGTAAGGGATACTGTTGATAAAATTACTCCGGCTTATATTACGACATTCTCATACAAAGATCACGTTGTGAGTTTGCTCGAGGGGAATGTTCAAAGCGGAAAGACCAGTCATCTCTTCGGACTAATTTGCTCTGCCGCAGACGAGGGATTCAAACTATTTGTCCTTTTAACTACGGATAATAATCTTTTGCAACAGCAGACTCTTTATCGTGTGAGAAAGGATTTGCCTGATTTCTGCGTTTGCGGAGAATCTGATGAATACTCTTTCTTTACAAACAATATGAAGCGTCCTGCTATCATTGTTCTTAAGAAGAACAGTCAGGTTTTAAAAAGCTGGAAGAATAACTTTTCTTCCTCTCATTTCTGCGAAGGCAATCCATTGTTCATCGTGGACGATGAGGCAGATGCTGCAAGTTTGAATACGGTGATTAATAAAAACAAACAAAGCTCGGTTAACAGAAATTTAGAGGAAATTAAAAAGACTGCCTCAAGCAGCATTTATATACAGGTTACAGGAACCCCTCAAGCTTTGCTTCTGCAGTCATATCAAAGCGGATGGCGCCCGTATTTTACTCACTATTTTTCGCCAGGTAAAGACTATATTGGAGGAAATGAGTTGTTTCCATATGATTGCCCGCCTTATGTCATTCTCACTGATAATGAGGAGGCAACAGAATTGCTTAAGGACGATGAATTTGCCGAAAACGGACTCAAAAAGGCCGTCCTTTATCATCTCGTTTCATCTGCTGAGATTTTCCTGAACGGGGGAACGGTTTCAAACTTTTTAATACATCCGAGCGTCAAAACCGACCAGCATCAAAAGTTCGCTGAAAAAGTAGGAGATTATTTGAATGAAATTCATCTATCGATTGATGAACCTCTTATTAATGATGCTTTTACTGCAGTATACAATGACCTTGCTGCAACAAAGCCGAGTATCAGCCCATTTGATGTGATAATGGAAAATATAAATTTGATGCTTGAGACTGACGGAGTGAATATACTTGTCATTAACTCCCGAAATTCTTTTGAGGATAATGTAAAGTATGAGTCTGGGGTGAATATTATTGTCGGAGGCAACAGCCTTGGGCGCGGTGTTACAATCCCGAAGCTTCAAACTACATATTATTGCCGTGTTGCTAAAAGCCCGCAGGCCGACACAATGTGGCAGCATAGTCGCATGTTCGGATATGACCGCGATTTAGGATTAATGAGGGTGTTCATTCCGCCGGTTCTTTATAAACTGTTTGCGGAAATTAATGCTGCAAACAACAGTATAATTTCTCAAATTGAAAAAGGGCACCCGGAAGAAGTAAATATACACTATCCTAAAAAACTCCGCCCAACCAGAAAAAATGTACTTGATGATGGGGTTGTTAAAACATTTACAGGCGGAGTTAACTACTTCCCGTTTTACCCTGAAAACGAGGATATCAGCAAATTGGATAGTATTATTGAGCGCTTCGGAGAAGATACATATTCCGTTAACCTCCGGCTGTTTGAGGAAATTCTTGAAAACATCATCTCAGGATCTGATGACTGGGAGCCAGAGGATTTTAAAGGATTCATACAAACTATCAGGACTGAAAATCCCTCCGCTCAAGGCAGATTAATTGTTCGGAGAAACAGGGATATAGGTAAAGGTACAGGAACATTGCTGTCGCCGACCGACCGAGCTTTGGGTGATTCAATTACAGACGAGGCCGTACTTACAATGTATAAAATCACCGGAAACAAAGATAAAGGATGGAATGGCAGGCAGATTTGGATTCCAAACATCAAATTGCCCGGAAAAGAAGTATATTACTGTATCTGA
- a CDS encoding DNA cytosine methyltransferase, protein MSDNEKKPVSPKILSIFSGCGGLDLGFHLEGYTTIWANDFSEWAVASFKKYFGDVIRLEDITKIDPYKDKSIPECDIVLGGFPCQDFSVIWKQPGLNGKRGGLYRHFLEFVDAKKPKAFVAENVKGLLTANKRMAIETIIKDFESIEPGYVLKPHLYNFADYGVPQFRERLLIVGVRKDTGFNFIHPLPSHGEGRAHPYVTAGKALEGVEKVQFNNEPINSLPKTRKMLERIPEGGNFTDIPKDDPLYVKGMISHVYRRINRSEPSKTIIAAGGGGTWGYHYPEPRALTNRERARLQSFPDDFEFIGNITEVRRQIGNAVPPEGVRVAARRLLPLFTGEYQHIDLNDIFDKLSKMTVKERLDYVNSEMN, encoded by the coding sequence ATGAGTGACAATGAGAAGAAACCCGTTTCCCCGAAAATTCTATCGATATTCTCGGGCTGCGGCGGTCTGGACTTAGGCTTCCATCTTGAAGGATACACGACTATTTGGGCGAACGATTTCTCCGAATGGGCTGTAGCATCATTCAAAAAATACTTCGGGGATGTAATAAGACTTGAAGATATTACAAAAATCGATCCGTATAAGGATAAGTCTATCCCTGAGTGTGACATCGTGCTCGGCGGTTTCCCGTGCCAGGACTTCTCTGTAATATGGAAACAGCCGGGGCTGAATGGCAAGCGCGGAGGACTATACAGGCATTTTCTTGAATTTGTTGATGCTAAAAAGCCTAAAGCCTTTGTCGCGGAGAATGTTAAAGGTCTGCTGACCGCTAACAAGAGAATGGCAATTGAGACTATTATAAAGGATTTTGAATCCATAGAACCAGGCTATGTTTTAAAGCCTCATCTCTACAATTTTGCTGATTACGGCGTACCGCAGTTCCGTGAGAGGCTGTTAATCGTCGGTGTGCGCAAAGACACGGGATTTAATTTCATCCATCCGCTTCCCTCTCATGGAGAAGGGCGGGCGCATCCGTATGTTACGGCAGGCAAGGCTCTTGAAGGGGTTGAAAAGGTTCAATTTAATAATGAGCCTATCAATTCTCTTCCGAAAACAAGGAAAATGCTTGAGCGTATACCTGAAGGAGGTAATTTTACAGATATCCCTAAAGATGATCCGCTGTATGTTAAAGGCATGATAAGCCATGTATACAGAAGAATCAATCGGAGCGAACCTTCTAAAACAATTATTGCTGCCGGAGGCGGAGGTACATGGGGATATCATTATCCCGAACCACGTGCACTGACCAATCGAGAACGCGCTCGGCTCCAATCCTTCCCGGATGATTTCGAATTCATCGGAAATATCACTGAAGTCCGGAGGCAAATCGGCAATGCCGTACCGCCGGAAGGAGTACGTGTCGCGGCACGCAGATTATTGCCATTGTTTACGGGCGAGTATCAACATATAGATTTAAATGATATTTTTGATAAGCTGTCAAAAATGACAGTGAAAGAACGTTTGGATTATGTAAACTCAGAGATGAATTGA
- a CDS encoding glycosyltransferase, translating to MRIVLDLQACQSESRFRGMGRYSMSLAKAIAKNACDHEIWLSLNALFIDTIPYIRQSFEGLIPKERIFVFSAHGPVAEADPQNEWRARASELIREYVIISQLKPDIVHINSLFEGFFDDAVTSIGKFDSKILTAVTLYDLIPYVNPENYLYNEQIKKWYYRKIQSFKNASLFLAISEYSKKEAINNLGIAQENIINISAATDESFKPLKYSEEQKKSIFNRCNNIKEPFIMYAPGGFDERKNIKRLIEAYGMLPFTIKKEHQLVITGKIADETKHDLSVYAKKFNIGNNQLIFTPYLKDDDLIALYNLCKLFVYPSLYEGFGLPPLEAMACQAATIGSNSTSIPEVIGRQDALFDPFSAKSISDKIYEALTNDSFLNSLKEHALKQAKKFSWNESAKRAIEAFEIIHQNHNSRKPISADSKLSYKPRLAFLSPLPPERSGISNYSKELLPELALYYDICLIVDQPNVEDAYLKANFSIHDIPWFEANIKKFDRILYQFGNSPFHKHMFLLLKKYPGVVVLHDFYLGHVINWMEVYGYIPDFFKQSLYYSHGYNALIFLNENAIKKTVYAYPVNKKILDDSIGIIVHSQHSIEKAEEWYGINHGYNFSYIPHLRGCAKAINYNDTIGIRSTLGFAKDDFVICSFGFLGVAKLNHRLLNAFLNSSLCKCKNCRLIFVGENHGDDYGKNILETIKKSGLQKNIEITGFVDETIYQQYLSVCDVAVQLRSISRGETSGAVLDVLAHGIPLIVNAHGTNAEYPEDILIKLPDEFDDEGLINALEKLKNDAELREKLSIAGRKYILEHNNPKKIANNYFNAIENFYLNSEHTKYKNLINLLSNIDTNIKPSHKDIVSISESIANCSFKTSQKQLFIDISALVQYDLKTGIERVTKAIMFELLKNPPEGFRIEPIFFDGDHYRYARKFTFKFLNIDQCGEQCGINDDIIQQGRNDIFLGLDLNWEYLEARNKILRLYNSYGVKIYFIVYDLLPIRHPEWFPPGDTKKAFENWLKMIYEVSSGLISISKSTANDLINWFKENNYNRIEPVNSAYFHQGADIKNNFPITGIPQDAKLLLEKLYAAPTFLMVGTIEPRKGYLQAIEAFNLLWQENISINLVVVGKEGWKGLPINQRRTIPLILSELIKHQELNKHLFWLEGISDEYLEEVYKTSTCLIAASEGEGFGLPLIEAAHHKLPIIARGIAVFREVAGDYAFYFNGNKPEDLAKAIKDWLNLYKEGKHPKSDDMPWLTWKQSTEQLMNIIFNDKG from the coding sequence ATGCGCATAGTGTTGGATTTGCAAGCTTGCCAGTCAGAAAGCAGATTTCGAGGCATGGGTCGTTATTCTATGTCTTTAGCTAAGGCAATAGCAAAGAATGCCTGCGATCATGAGATATGGCTTTCTTTGAACGCTCTTTTCATCGATACAATCCCGTATATCAGACAATCATTTGAAGGTTTAATTCCAAAAGAACGCATTTTTGTTTTTTCCGCCCATGGACCCGTTGCTGAAGCTGACCCGCAAAATGAATGGCGCGCAAGAGCTTCAGAGCTAATTAGAGAATACGTAATTATCTCCCAGCTCAAACCAGATATAGTTCATATAAATAGTTTGTTTGAGGGCTTTTTCGACGATGCTGTTACATCGATAGGTAAGTTTGATTCAAAAATACTAACCGCCGTAACCTTGTACGATTTAATACCTTATGTTAATCCTGAAAATTATTTATATAATGAACAAATAAAAAAATGGTATTATAGAAAAATTCAATCATTTAAAAATGCAAGTCTTTTTTTAGCTATTTCTGAATATTCAAAAAAAGAAGCAATAAATAATCTTGGCATTGCGCAAGAAAATATTATAAACATATCTGCTGCTACCGATGAGAGTTTTAAACCGCTTAAATATTCGGAAGAACAAAAAAAATCCATATTTAACCGTTGCAATAATATTAAAGAACCTTTTATTATGTATGCCCCGGGTGGTTTTGACGAAAGAAAGAATATTAAAAGGTTAATAGAAGCTTACGGCATGCTTCCCTTTACTATTAAAAAAGAGCATCAGCTTGTAATTACCGGTAAAATAGCCGATGAAACCAAACATGATTTAAGTGTTTATGCTAAAAAATTCAATATTGGCAATAATCAGCTTATATTTACCCCTTATCTTAAAGATGATGATTTAATAGCCCTATACAACCTTTGCAAGCTATTTGTTTACCCTTCTTTATATGAAGGTTTTGGACTTCCCCCTCTTGAGGCTATGGCATGCCAAGCTGCGACTATAGGATCAAACAGCACAAGTATTCCTGAAGTTATAGGCAGACAAGATGCTTTATTTGATCCTTTTAGCGCAAAATCCATTTCCGATAAAATATATGAAGCGCTTACAAATGATAGTTTTCTAAATTCGTTAAAAGAACATGCTTTAAAACAAGCAAAGAAATTTTCGTGGAATGAGTCGGCAAAAAGGGCAATAGAAGCTTTTGAGATTATTCACCAAAATCATAATTCAAGAAAACCAATATCAGCAGATAGCAAATTATCTTATAAACCACGCCTTGCGTTTTTGTCCCCTCTTCCGCCGGAGCGCTCAGGTATTTCAAATTACAGCAAAGAACTTTTACCTGAACTTGCCTTATATTATGATATTTGCTTAATCGTAGATCAGCCTAATGTGGAAGATGCGTATTTAAAGGCAAATTTTTCTATACATGACATTCCTTGGTTTGAGGCCAATATAAAAAAATTTGACCGAATATTGTATCAGTTTGGAAATTCGCCGTTCCACAAGCATATGTTTTTGTTATTAAAAAAATATCCAGGGGTAGTAGTGCTTCACGATTTTTATTTAGGCCACGTAATTAATTGGATGGAAGTTTATGGTTATATTCCTGATTTTTTTAAACAATCTTTGTACTATTCGCATGGTTATAATGCCTTGATTTTTTTAAATGAAAACGCTATAAAGAAAACAGTATATGCTTATCCGGTTAATAAAAAAATTTTGGATGATTCTATAGGTATTATTGTTCATTCACAACACTCAATCGAAAAAGCTGAAGAATGGTATGGGATAAATCATGGTTATAATTTTTCTTATATCCCTCATTTGCGAGGTTGTGCTAAAGCTATAAATTACAATGATACTATCGGCATTAGAAGTACTCTTGGTTTTGCCAAAGATGATTTTGTTATATGTTCGTTCGGATTTTTAGGTGTCGCAAAACTAAATCATCGTTTGTTAAATGCCTTTTTAAATTCATCACTATGCAAATGTAAAAATTGCCGTTTGATTTTTGTAGGAGAAAATCATGGCGATGATTACGGCAAAAATATTCTTGAAACAATTAAAAAAAGCGGATTGCAAAAAAATATTGAAATCACGGGTTTTGTAGATGAAACTATTTATCAGCAATACCTTTCGGTTTGTGATGTTGCGGTGCAATTGCGCTCTATATCCCGAGGGGAAACTTCAGGAGCCGTTTTAGACGTTTTAGCTCACGGAATCCCCCTTATTGTAAACGCTCATGGAACAAATGCCGAATACCCCGAGGATATTTTAATAAAACTTCCGGACGAATTTGACGACGAAGGTCTAATAAATGCGCTTGAAAAGTTAAAAAACGACGCTGAATTACGTGAAAAGTTAAGCATCGCAGGGCGAAAATATATTTTAGAACATAATAATCCAAAAAAAATTGCAAATAATTATTTTAATGCTATAGAGAATTTTTATTTAAATAGCGAACATACTAAATATAAAAATCTAATAAATTTATTAAGCAATATCGATACAAATATAAAACCCTCTCATAAAGATATAGTATCGATATCCGAATCTATAGCGAATTGTTCTTTTAAAACCTCTCAAAAACAACTCTTTATTGATATCTCTGCTTTAGTCCAATACGATTTAAAAACAGGTATCGAAAGAGTTACAAAAGCTATAATGTTTGAGCTTTTAAAAAATCCCCCTGAAGGTTTTAGAATAGAGCCTATTTTTTTTGACGGGGATCATTACCGTTATGCGCGCAAATTTACATTTAAATTTTTAAATATTGATCAATGTGGTGAGCAATGTGGCATAAATGATGATATTATTCAACAAGGTAGAAACGATATTTTCTTAGGTCTTGACTTAAATTGGGAGTATTTGGAAGCAAGGAATAAAATATTAAGACTCTATAATTCTTACGGTGTTAAGATTTACTTTATTGTTTACGATTTGCTTCCGATTAGACATCCAGAATGGTTTCCGCCGGGGGATACCAAGAAAGCTTTTGAAAATTGGCTAAAAATGATTTATGAGGTATCTTCAGGACTAATCTCTATATCAAAATCAACAGCCAATGATTTAATAAATTGGTTTAAAGAAAACAATTATAACCGTATCGAACCGGTAAATAGCGCCTATTTTCATCAAGGAGCAGATATAAAAAATAATTTTCCTATAACAGGCATCCCCCAAGATGCTAAACTTTTGTTAGAAAAATTATATGCGGCGCCAACTTTCTTAATGGTCGGCACAATAGAGCCGCGCAAAGGTTATTTACAGGCAATAGAAGCATTTAATTTATTATGGCAAGAAAACATAAGTATTAACCTTGTAGTTGTGGGGAAAGAAGGCTGGAAAGGTTTACCGATAAATCAAAGACGAACTATCCCTTTGATTTTATCAGAACTTATAAAACACCAGGAACTCAACAAACACCTTTTTTGGCTTGAGGGTATCAGCGACGAATATCTTGAAGAGGTGTATAAGACAAGCACCTGCCTTATTGCGGCAAGTGAGGGCGAAGGATTCGGTCTGCCGTTAATTGAAGCCGCTCATCATAAACTGCCAATTATTGCAAGAGGTATTGCGGTTTTTAGGGAAGTGGCAGGCGATTATGCTTTTTATTTTAATGGCAATAAACCTGAAGATTTGGCTAAAGCTATTAAAGATTGGCTCAATTTATACAAAGAAGGAAAACATCCAAAATCGGACGATATGCCGTGGCTAACTTGGAAACAAAGCACCGAACAGCTTATGAATATAATTTTTAATGACAAGGGGTAA